In Endozoicomonas sp. GU-1, one DNA window encodes the following:
- the uvrD gene encoding DNA helicase II: protein MDVTSILDSLNDAQRSAVAAPVSSMLVLAGAGSGKTRVLVHRIAWLVQAEAMSPYSVMAVTFTNKAAAEMRSRIEELLGIAPRGMWVGTFHGLSHRLLRAHWKETGLPENFQILDSDDQLRVLKRIMKAMQLDEQKWPPRQAQWFINSKKDEGLRPDYIDPGYDPFERTMVDVYRRYHEYCEQVGVVDFGELLLRAHELLLKRADILQHYRERFRYILVDEFQDTNAVQYAWLRLLAGDQDKLMVVGDDDQSIYGWRGARIENIRQFTHDFPNAQTIKLEQNYRSTGNILQAANAVIANNPDRLGKELRTDGDKGEPVHLYAGFNEMDEARFITDRIKDAITKGTARSDIAILYRSNAQSRILEEAMLRAAIPYRIYGGQRFFERAEIKNALAYLRLVRSPDDDTSLERVINIPTRGIGEKTVEKLREAARSQGISLWQALKNLVAASAVGGKAGKSMATFVELIESLSHAGETLDLGELSDHVVTMSGLIDHHSKEKGEKGQARVENLEELVNACRQFDMDELFLDDEQGEETETMTPLDAFLANAALEAGTSQADQFQDSVQMMTLHSAKGLEFPLVFLAGMEEGLFPHKMSLDEGNLEEERRLCYVGITRAMKTLYLTYAESRRLYGSETMNRPSRFIREIPGELLQEVRLGGTITRPVATRMAPASPDHGLSLGQRVHHNVFGEGIVINYEGDGNQARVQVNFDSEGAKWLMMAYANLSPI from the coding sequence ATGGACGTAACCTCAATACTTGATTCACTGAATGATGCACAGCGCAGTGCTGTTGCAGCTCCCGTCAGCTCTATGCTGGTTCTGGCCGGTGCCGGTAGTGGTAAAACCCGCGTGCTTGTCCACCGGATCGCCTGGCTGGTGCAGGCTGAAGCCATGTCCCCTTATTCGGTGATGGCGGTAACCTTCACCAACAAGGCCGCGGCAGAGATGCGCTCACGTATTGAGGAACTGCTGGGCATCGCCCCCAGGGGAATGTGGGTGGGTACGTTTCATGGTCTTTCCCACCGTCTGCTCAGGGCACACTGGAAGGAAACAGGGCTGCCCGAAAACTTTCAGATTCTGGACAGCGACGATCAGCTGCGCGTGCTCAAGCGGATCATGAAAGCCATGCAGCTGGATGAACAGAAGTGGCCGCCACGTCAGGCCCAGTGGTTTATCAACAGCAAAAAAGATGAAGGACTTCGTCCCGATTACATCGATCCCGGTTACGACCCATTCGAACGCACCATGGTTGATGTTTATCGACGCTACCATGAATACTGCGAACAGGTGGGAGTGGTGGACTTCGGGGAGCTGCTGCTGCGGGCACACGAGCTGCTGCTGAAGCGGGCCGATATTCTCCAGCATTACCGTGAACGTTTCCGATACATTCTGGTGGATGAGTTTCAGGATACCAACGCCGTGCAGTATGCCTGGCTGCGATTGCTGGCGGGAGACCAGGACAAGCTGATGGTGGTGGGTGATGATGACCAGTCCATTTATGGCTGGCGCGGTGCCAGAATTGAGAATATACGTCAGTTCACCCATGACTTCCCCAATGCCCAGACCATCAAGCTGGAACAGAATTACCGCTCTACCGGCAATATCCTGCAGGCCGCCAATGCCGTTATTGCCAATAACCCGGATCGTCTGGGAAAAGAGCTGCGTACCGATGGTGATAAAGGCGAGCCAGTGCACCTGTACGCTGGCTTTAACGAGATGGACGAAGCCCGATTTATTACTGACCGGATTAAAGATGCCATCACCAAAGGCACGGCCCGCAGCGATATTGCCATCCTTTACCGGTCCAATGCGCAGTCCCGTATTCTTGAAGAGGCGATGCTCCGGGCTGCGATCCCCTATCGAATCTACGGTGGGCAGCGCTTCTTTGAACGGGCAGAGATCAAAAACGCTCTGGCCTATCTCCGGCTTGTCCGCTCGCCGGATGACGACACCTCTCTGGAGCGGGTGATCAATATTCCCACCCGGGGTATCGGTGAGAAAACTGTAGAAAAGCTCAGAGAGGCGGCCCGTAGTCAGGGTATTTCTCTCTGGCAGGCATTAAAGAACCTGGTGGCAGCCTCAGCGGTGGGCGGTAAGGCGGGTAAATCCATGGCCACTTTTGTGGAACTGATCGAGTCCCTGAGCCATGCCGGTGAAACACTGGATCTGGGTGAGCTATCCGACCATGTGGTCACCATGAGCGGCCTGATTGACCACCACAGCAAAGAGAAAGGCGAGAAAGGTCAGGCCCGGGTGGAAAACCTGGAGGAACTGGTGAATGCCTGTCGTCAGTTTGATATGGACGAACTGTTCCTTGATGACGAGCAGGGGGAAGAAACCGAAACCATGACGCCCCTGGATGCCTTCCTGGCCAATGCCGCACTGGAAGCGGGCACCAGTCAGGCCGATCAGTTCCAGGACAGCGTGCAGATGATGACGCTTCACTCTGCCAAGGGGCTGGAGTTTCCGCTGGTCTTTCTGGCCGGTATGGAGGAGGGGTTATTCCCCCATAAAATGTCGTTGGATGAAGGCAACCTTGAGGAAGAGCGTCGGCTTTGTTATGTGGGTATTACCCGAGCCATGAAAACCCTGTATCTGACCTATGCCGAAAGCCGACGTCTGTACGGCAGTGAAACCATGAACCGCCCTTCCCGTTTTATTCGGGAGATCCCCGGTGAACTGCTCCAGGAAGTGCGCCTTGGTGGCACCATTACCCGACCGGTAGCGACTCGCATGGCACCGGCATCCCCTGACCATGGTCTGTCACTGGGCCAACGCGTCCATCACAACGTGTTTGGTGAGGGAATCGTGATTAATTACGAAGGTGATGGCAACCAGGCCCGGGTGCAGGTCAATTTTGATTCTGAAGGTGCTAAATGGTTGATGATGGCTTACGCCAACCTGTCTCCAATCTAA
- a CDS encoding ankyrin repeat domain-containing protein produces MNTGANMDSVRVNTGDQLFKCSICQEQDGGTTNEFAGRLQVKASCQYGCQLHLGCIPLLTDQQQLKLGQRRCSECQKLPVLPLLCESKSLEEYACRSGNWRALALILKIKADHGASIPLDKRLLLITLQERNSKCLELLCMAGANVNATLSDGSTLLHMVAFCGDTDSLKVMLKTPGVNVSALEDDGFTPLHWAATNGNPCHTDCLKLLIAHPGVDINAKDVYGLTPLHWAAAKGNTDSLKLLLDTPGIDIHVTCTFGLTPLHHAANWERVDCVEALLFKGANVNAVATERPGITPLDLAKHRSNPACAERLIAKGAKTSQELKAQQQA; encoded by the coding sequence ATGAATACAGGTGCAAACATGGATAGTGTCAGGGTTAATACTGGCGATCAGTTGTTTAAATGTAGTATCTGTCAGGAGCAAGATGGCGGCACCACAAACGAATTTGCTGGCCGGTTGCAAGTCAAGGCATCGTGTCAGTACGGATGCCAGCTTCACCTTGGTTGTATTCCCCTACTGACTGATCAGCAGCAACTTAAACTGGGCCAACGCCGCTGTTCCGAATGTCAGAAGCTTCCCGTGCTGCCATTGCTTTGCGAATCCAAATCGCTAGAGGAGTACGCCTGCCGCTCCGGAAATTGGCGAGCACTGGCACTGATTCTGAAGATTAAAGCCGATCATGGTGCCAGCATACCTTTGGATAAACGTCTGTTGTTAATTACTTTGCAGGAAAGGAATAGCAAATGCCTGGAGCTTTTGTGCATGGCGGGCGCGAATGTCAACGCTACCTTAAGCGATGGATCCACCCTTTTACACATGGTCGCCTTTTGTGGTGACACCGATTCCCTCAAGGTGATGCTCAAGACCCCGGGAGTGAATGTCAGTGCCCTCGAAGACGATGGTTTCACTCCTTTACACTGGGCTGCCACAAATGGTAACCCCTGTCACACTGATTGCCTGAAATTGCTGATTGCTCACCCCGGGGTGGATATCAATGCCAAGGATGTCTATGGTCTCACTCCTTTACACTGGGCCGCCGCAAAGGGTAACACCGATAGCCTGAAGTTGCTGCTCGACACCCCGGGGATAGATATCCACGTTACCTGTACATTTGGCCTCACTCCTCTGCACCACGCAGCCAATTGGGAAAGGGTCGATTGCGTGGAAGCGCTGCTCTTCAAGGGAGCGAATGTCAATGCCGTCGCTACTGAACGCCCTGGCATCACACCACTGGACCTCGCCAAACACAGGAGCAACCCTGCGTGCGCAGAACGCCTGATTGCCAAAGGGGCAAAAACGTCGCAGGAGCTGAAAGCACAGCAGCAGGCATAG
- the murI gene encoding glutamate racemase, with translation MNTKVKPIVIFDSGVGGLSIYQEIKQALPYAPVVYCSDTQGFPYGPKPEQEVIERTSLCLNALAEQFDPSLAVIACNTASTISLPRVREELDFPVVGVVPAIKTASEYSKKRCIGLLATPGTIARSYTDQLIDDFAGDCQVIRVGSSELVQMAERHLRGELVSEHDLHRILGPFFAEEQVPDVVVLGCTHFPLLRTALQQVSADIHWIDSGSAIARRVVSLLDPAGFDAESAPLDLFMHTGLDDQVSALVPALEKMGFVALRHLSVGSEVMTPPSQGDGGVHCGKNVVNYSKDRAS, from the coding sequence GTGAATACAAAGGTAAAGCCGATCGTTATTTTTGATTCCGGTGTCGGCGGCCTCAGTATCTATCAGGAAATAAAGCAGGCTTTACCTTATGCTCCGGTGGTTTACTGTTCCGATACTCAGGGGTTTCCCTACGGCCCAAAGCCCGAGCAGGAAGTGATTGAGCGTACCAGCCTCTGCCTGAATGCGTTAGCCGAACAGTTTGACCCCTCGCTCGCCGTCATTGCTTGCAATACCGCCAGTACCATCTCACTGCCCAGGGTACGCGAAGAGCTGGATTTCCCCGTTGTTGGCGTAGTGCCAGCCATCAAGACGGCCAGTGAGTACTCAAAAAAACGCTGCATCGGGCTTCTGGCGACACCGGGCACGATTGCCCGCAGCTATACCGACCAGCTGATTGATGATTTTGCCGGGGACTGTCAGGTGATTCGAGTGGGTTCCAGCGAATTGGTACAGATGGCTGAACGGCACCTTCGGGGTGAGCTGGTTTCAGAGCACGATCTGCACCGGATTCTGGGCCCTTTTTTTGCCGAAGAACAGGTACCGGATGTGGTAGTTCTTGGCTGTACCCACTTCCCTTTGCTGAGAACAGCGTTGCAGCAGGTATCTGCCGACATTCACTGGATCGACTCAGGCTCTGCTATTGCCCGCAGGGTTGTCAGCCTGTTGGACCCGGCCGGGTTTGATGCAGAGTCAGCACCGCTCGATCTCTTTATGCACACAGGGCTGGATGATCAGGTAAGTGCCCTGGTTCCAGCGTTGGAGAAAATGGGATTTGTTGCCCTGAGACATTTATCCGTCGGGTCAGAGGTGATGACGCCACCATCACAGGGTGACGGTGGCGTCCATTGCGGCAAGAACGTTGTCAATTACTCAAAAGATCGGGCTTCATAA
- a CDS encoding ankyrin repeat domain-containing protein — protein MMTFHTNGLYKPGNAPTKIPEHEGEFPEKSGKIGKEGSWNGRAISATPSQQQVPRVGPEVHSDKSNWTITKAISGIASSINNRMCGQSARAAEVSKVLKENNVRMFTKHLKAMRNEVVAHNKRCVENNRQSELKLLQEPIQQLSVNNKPLLYALAESGSPEMIAALCTADKIAPRSFYTVPVFQDAAMSDYVEDSLHKGELNEASWWCHSGTPVHYALSSGNYEAAKAFLQHGGSLIGCEEILSKIPQDVRDQLGEALLAQQSELEPKLLNMRPVINRLEDEQKAEKMGDGIENPDPVFSKDRLDITTLGAMAVQIDKDLQLLQSLAE, from the coding sequence ATGATGACCTTCCACACCAATGGACTATACAAACCCGGGAATGCCCCAACAAAAATCCCTGAACATGAAGGTGAATTTCCGGAAAAATCCGGAAAAATCGGCAAAGAGGGCAGTTGGAATGGGAGAGCAATAAGTGCGACCCCCAGTCAACAGCAGGTTCCGAGAGTCGGTCCAGAGGTGCACAGTGATAAAAGCAACTGGACAATTACCAAAGCCATCTCAGGGATCGCCAGCAGCATCAATAACAGGATGTGCGGTCAGTCCGCCAGGGCGGCAGAGGTCTCCAAGGTATTGAAGGAAAATAATGTCCGGATGTTTACCAAACATCTCAAGGCGATGAGGAATGAAGTAGTAGCACATAACAAAAGGTGTGTGGAAAATAATCGGCAATCAGAATTAAAGTTGTTGCAGGAACCTATACAGCAACTGTCAGTCAACAATAAGCCCCTGCTTTATGCCCTGGCAGAATCCGGCAGTCCTGAGATGATTGCCGCACTGTGCACCGCCGATAAAATCGCTCCCAGAAGTTTCTATACGGTCCCGGTATTTCAGGATGCTGCTATGAGCGACTATGTCGAAGACAGTCTCCACAAGGGCGAGTTAAATGAGGCCAGTTGGTGGTGTCATTCAGGTACACCCGTTCATTATGCGTTAAGCTCCGGCAACTATGAGGCGGCAAAAGCCTTTTTGCAACACGGCGGTAGTCTTATTGGTTGCGAAGAAATCCTCAGCAAGATACCCCAGGATGTCAGGGATCAATTAGGGGAGGCTCTTTTGGCTCAACAGAGCGAGCTTGAGCCAAAACTCTTGAATATGAGACCGGTTATAAACCGTCTGGAGGATGAGCAAAAAGCGGAAAAAATGGGTGATGGTATCGAGAATCCTGACCCGGTCTTCAGTAAGGATAGACTTGATATCACCACACTCGGAGCAATGGCAGTACAAATTGATAAAGATCTTCAACTGCTTCAGTCTCTGGCTGAATGA
- the cdd gene encoding cytidine deaminase, translated as MNHRAFQDQLAQFPANAADILQQLIHQQGRLEPEQVNELQGLMEMPSEHLLKALLPLAAAMSTCPISNFFVGAIVEGFRPEGQGPVYLGANLEIAGQPLKMAIHAEQAAICNAWHQGETRLRRLMVNEAPCGHCRQFMNELNGIDQVDILVSQLNSDQQRHYRISTLLPDAFGPGDLKQGTRLMSPSLLSFESPDPADKLVNAATEAARRSYAPYSGCHSGVALLIDNGDIISGRYAENVAFNPGMTAVEAALVNLRLSSLTKAPGKIIDAVMVENQASISHRAMADSIISHTGTELRYFVV; from the coding sequence ATGAATCACAGAGCTTTTCAGGATCAACTGGCTCAGTTCCCGGCTAATGCTGCGGATATCCTGCAACAGTTGATTCACCAGCAGGGCCGCCTTGAGCCAGAACAGGTGAATGAGCTTCAGGGCTTAATGGAGATGCCATCGGAGCATCTTCTCAAAGCACTGCTGCCTCTCGCTGCCGCCATGAGCACCTGCCCGATCTCAAATTTTTTCGTTGGGGCGATTGTTGAAGGCTTTCGACCGGAAGGACAAGGGCCGGTCTATCTGGGTGCAAACCTTGAAATAGCCGGGCAGCCTCTGAAAATGGCCATTCACGCCGAACAGGCAGCGATCTGCAATGCCTGGCACCAGGGAGAAACCCGACTGCGCCGCCTGATGGTCAATGAAGCCCCCTGTGGGCACTGTCGACAGTTTATGAACGAACTGAATGGGATCGACCAGGTGGATATTCTGGTCAGTCAGCTCAATAGTGACCAGCAGCGCCACTATAGGATCTCAACCCTGCTGCCAGACGCCTTTGGCCCCGGCGACCTGAAACAAGGCACTCGACTGATGAGCCCATCGCTGCTCTCCTTCGAGAGCCCGGACCCTGCTGATAAGCTGGTCAATGCAGCAACAGAAGCGGCCCGCCGGAGTTATGCGCCTTATTCTGGCTGTCACTCAGGCGTTGCTCTTCTTATAGATAATGGAGATATAATTTCTGGTAGATATGCTGAAAACGTAGCCTTCAATCCGGGAATGACCGCCGTAGAGGCCGCCCTGGTTAATCTCCGCCTATCCAGCCTGACCAAGGCACCGGGTAAGATTATTGACGCGGTTATGGTTGAAAACCAGGCCTCTATCTCTCATAGGGCCATGGCAGATTCAATCATTAGTCACACAGGAACAGAATTACGCTATTTCGTTGTATAA
- a CDS encoding FAD-dependent monooxygenase: MKRTDAQSDDRQHYDVLIVGGGMVGATIACGLGQQGIRVALFDHCAPSPLPADALPELRVSALSTASEEILRQLGAWPHMQSMRMTPYRRMAVWEKLHSPFGKEIDSRANRVMFDARQIHHSQLGFIVENRVTQSGLLEAIKSYPSVSFSARSVFKPFIPLRRPR, encoded by the coding sequence ATGAAAAGAACAGACGCACAAAGTGATGACCGGCAACACTACGATGTACTTATTGTCGGTGGAGGTATGGTGGGTGCCACGATTGCCTGTGGCCTCGGCCAGCAGGGAATAAGAGTTGCCTTATTCGACCACTGTGCGCCATCGCCATTACCGGCGGACGCACTACCTGAACTGCGAGTATCTGCACTCAGCACTGCATCGGAGGAAATTCTTCGCCAACTGGGCGCATGGCCACATATGCAGTCCATGCGTATGACGCCATATCGTCGTATGGCGGTTTGGGAAAAACTGCATTCCCCCTTTGGCAAAGAGATAGATTCAAGAGCCAACCGGGTGATGTTTGACGCCAGGCAGATTCATCACTCGCAGCTGGGTTTTATTGTGGAAAACCGGGTGACTCAGTCAGGTCTGTTAGAAGCCATCAAATCTTACCCATCCGTCTCTTTTTCAGCCCGGTCAGTATTCAAACCATTCATACCTCTTCGACGCCCCCGGTGA
- a CDS encoding FAD-dependent monooxygenase: protein MSDGRRFSGDLLVGADGANSRVRQAAGLAMKQRDYEQQCLVATVEIAGGCQDMTWQAFTPTGPEAFLPLPDINGRSYGSIVWYNHPEKVRELLALSEEDFIEALVTTFPAELPDVIQLHERGAFPIARRHVTEYFRQGVVLAGDAAHTINPLAGQGVNLGLQDAAWLIEILVDALRAGENPRSTEVLARYEQARRSDNALMMNTMDAFYHTFSNQSKPLQLLRNLGLTLAGKLSPAINQVMKYAMGLSGKQPRLATGKKR from the coding sequence TTGTCCGATGGTCGTCGCTTTTCCGGTGATCTTTTAGTGGGGGCAGACGGTGCTAACTCACGGGTTCGCCAGGCTGCCGGGCTGGCCATGAAGCAACGGGACTATGAGCAGCAATGCCTGGTGGCAACGGTCGAAATTGCCGGCGGTTGCCAGGACATGACCTGGCAGGCCTTTACCCCGACAGGCCCGGAGGCCTTTTTGCCACTGCCGGATATTAACGGCAGAAGTTATGGATCGATTGTCTGGTATAACCATCCGGAGAAAGTTCGGGAACTGCTGGCACTGTCCGAAGAGGACTTCATTGAAGCGCTGGTAACCACATTTCCTGCTGAACTGCCGGATGTTATTCAGCTCCATGAGCGTGGTGCTTTTCCTATTGCCCGCCGCCATGTTACTGAGTATTTCCGCCAGGGGGTCGTTCTCGCCGGCGATGCAGCCCACACGATAAACCCTCTGGCAGGACAGGGGGTAAACCTCGGTTTGCAGGATGCCGCCTGGCTGATTGAAATTCTGGTGGATGCCTTGAGGGCCGGTGAAAACCCCCGCAGCACGGAGGTTCTTGCCCGGTATGAACAGGCCAGGCGAAGCGATAATGCCTTGATGATGAACACCATGGATGCTTTTTACCATACCTTCAGTAATCAGAGTAAGCCGCTGCAGCTTCTGCGAAATCTCGGTCTGACTCTGGCTGGCAAGCTGTCACCTGCGATCAACCAGGTGATGAAGTACGCCATGGGGCTTTCTGGCAAACAGCCCAGGCTGGCCACCGGAAAAAAACGATAA
- a CDS encoding di-heme oxidoreductase family protein: MTNNPFFIVLSLLFLLAGCDFSENYKKRPAYEQFQPGEDMPGGTASVWVSGFNTIAKPSANMPVFNRLNFHKGNALFRQDWQPESGDDLASDGLGPLFHTPSCSGCHIHDRRGHAPEDGEVTDASVLVRLSIPAITDEQKKRLKKTGVIPEPTYGGQLQVNALEGVKPEGRVRVTFEYFKVAFADGHQVELRKPIFTMENLGYGPLAEHTMISMRITPSMIGIGLLEAISENSLLANEDPEDQNGDGISGRANRVWDIQKQRTSIGRFGWKAGVPTLRQQSAAAFNGDMGLTTSLFPDESCTEWQKDCLEAPSGAAPDVSDFVLDKVVFYSRNVGVPVRTNAKKPEVLKGKKLFNEAGCAGCHQPSFRTASMDVQSETAMTVIEEEQANQLIWPYSDFLLHDMGEGLADGRPEFLATGREWRTPALWGIGHTQLLDRRTGFLHDGRARSLMEAILWHGGEAKQSRGNVLKMNVRERKALVAFIESL, encoded by the coding sequence ATGACTAATAACCCCTTTTTCATCGTCTTAAGTCTGCTGTTTTTGCTGGCTGGCTGTGATTTTTCCGAAAACTATAAGAAGCGGCCAGCTTATGAACAGTTCCAGCCGGGGGAAGATATGCCCGGTGGCACTGCTTCTGTTTGGGTTTCCGGGTTTAATACCATTGCCAAGCCTTCCGCCAATATGCCGGTATTTAACCGTTTAAACTTTCATAAAGGCAATGCGCTGTTCCGCCAGGACTGGCAACCGGAATCCGGGGATGATCTGGCTTCCGATGGGTTAGGGCCTCTGTTTCATACTCCCAGCTGCAGCGGTTGCCATATTCATGATCGAAGAGGCCATGCACCAGAAGATGGGGAGGTGACCGATGCCTCGGTTCTGGTTCGGCTCAGCATTCCGGCAATCACTGATGAGCAGAAGAAACGCTTGAAAAAAACAGGCGTGATTCCTGAGCCTACCTACGGTGGACAGTTGCAGGTTAATGCCCTTGAGGGTGTCAAGCCTGAAGGGAGGGTCAGGGTTACCTTTGAATATTTCAAGGTAGCCTTTGCCGATGGTCATCAGGTTGAGCTTCGAAAACCCATATTCACCATGGAAAACCTTGGCTATGGGCCCCTGGCTGAACACACCATGATATCCATGCGGATTACGCCATCAATGATCGGCATCGGCCTGCTGGAAGCCATTTCCGAGAACAGCCTGCTGGCGAATGAAGACCCTGAAGATCAGAATGGTGACGGTATTTCAGGCAGAGCCAACCGGGTCTGGGATATCCAGAAGCAGAGAACCTCCATTGGCCGGTTCGGTTGGAAAGCCGGGGTGCCAACTCTGCGACAGCAGTCGGCTGCAGCATTCAACGGAGATATGGGGCTGACCACCAGCCTGTTTCCAGATGAATCCTGTACTGAGTGGCAAAAGGATTGCCTGGAGGCTCCCAGCGGTGCGGCACCGGATGTGTCTGACTTTGTTCTGGATAAAGTGGTATTTTACAGCCGTAATGTGGGAGTGCCTGTTCGCACCAATGCCAAAAAGCCAGAGGTGCTAAAGGGCAAGAAATTATTTAATGAAGCAGGCTGCGCGGGCTGTCATCAACCCAGTTTCCGAACGGCGTCCATGGATGTTCAGTCGGAAACCGCCATGACCGTTATTGAGGAGGAGCAGGCGAATCAACTGATCTGGCCTTACAGTGATTTTCTTCTGCATGATATGGGGGAGGGACTTGCAGATGGACGCCCGGAGTTTCTGGCCACTGGGAGAGAATGGCGCACACCGGCGCTCTGGGGTATTGGCCATACCCAGCTTTTGGATCGAAGAACCGGCTTCCTGCATGATGGTCGCGCCAGAAGCTTAATGGAAGCGATCCTCTGGCATGGCGGGGAAGCCAAACAGTCCCGGGGCAATGTGTTAAAGATGAATGTCCGTGAGCGAAAGGCCCTGGTGGCTTTTATCGAATCGCTTTGA